In Vicinamibacteria bacterium, one DNA window encodes the following:
- the arsS gene encoding arsenosugar biosynthesis radical SAM (seleno)protein ArsS (Some members of this family are selenoproteins.), whose amino-acid sequence MSTSHQELVGPRGTTSLRSRAVPLAEPRRQIALLQAVDLEGSPHGGNFDEALAHAGHPRLGPAKLEIFQINVGKLCNMTCKHCHVGAGPDRIEEQMDRDTAEACMRALDKTEAHTVDITGGAPELNANFSYLVEESVGRGKHVIDRCNLTVLLLPRFRELPDWLAERDVEIVASLPHWRRRNTDSQRGEGTFDASIQAIRRLNAAGYGRGDSRKRLTLMVNPVGAFLAGSQSSLEREWKEGLEREHRVRFDRLIALNNMPISRFLEWLDATGNLRPYLQLLVRKFNSATVSGLMCRNTLSVSWDGRLFDCDFNQMLELPIVGSDGRVLNVRDLDRGTIASRRIVTGRHCYGCTAGAGSSCGGSLSGGAAS is encoded by the coding sequence GTGAGCACTTCTCACCAGGAGCTCGTCGGTCCGAGAGGTACGACATCGCTACGGTCTCGTGCCGTTCCCCTCGCGGAGCCGAGGCGCCAAATTGCCCTTCTCCAGGCCGTGGACCTCGAAGGTTCTCCCCATGGGGGTAACTTCGACGAGGCTCTCGCTCACGCGGGCCACCCACGCCTGGGACCGGCAAAGCTCGAGATCTTCCAGATCAACGTAGGCAAGCTCTGCAACATGACGTGCAAACACTGCCATGTGGGTGCTGGCCCCGATCGTATCGAGGAGCAGATGGACCGCGACACCGCGGAAGCCTGCATGCGGGCTCTCGATAAAACGGAAGCCCATACCGTCGATATCACCGGTGGCGCGCCCGAGCTCAATGCCAACTTCTCTTATCTCGTGGAGGAGTCCGTCGGACGCGGAAAGCACGTCATCGATCGATGCAATCTCACCGTACTGTTGCTTCCGCGCTTCCGCGAGCTCCCCGACTGGCTCGCCGAGCGCGACGTGGAGATCGTCGCCTCGCTCCCTCATTGGCGTCGCCGCAACACCGACAGCCAGCGGGGGGAGGGGACCTTCGATGCCTCGATCCAGGCAATACGGCGCCTCAACGCCGCGGGCTACGGACGAGGCGACTCCCGGAAGCGGCTCACACTGATGGTGAACCCCGTGGGGGCTTTTCTTGCCGGAAGCCAGTCGAGCCTGGAGCGCGAATGGAAAGAGGGACTCGAGCGCGAGCACCGCGTCCGCTTCGACCGGCTCATCGCCTTGAACAACATGCCGATCTCTCGCTTTCTCGAGTGGCTCGATGCGACGGGGAACTTGCGGCCCTATCTGCAGCTCCTCGTCAGGAAATTCAACTCCGCGACGGTCTCCGGCTTGATGTGCCGAAACACGTTGTCGGTCTCGTGGGACGGACGCCTGTTCGACTGCGATTTCAATCAGATGCTGGAGCTCCCCATCGTCGGTAGTGACGGCAGAGTGCTCAACGTTCGCGATCTCGACCGGGGCACGATCGCCTCGAGACGCATCGTCACCGGTCGTCATTGCTACGGGTGCACCGCCGGGGCGGGTAGTAGCTGTGGGGGAAGTCTCAGCGGCGGCGCGGCGAGCTAG